A window of the Hordeum vulgare subsp. vulgare chromosome 5H, MorexV3_pseudomolecules_assembly, whole genome shotgun sequence genome harbors these coding sequences:
- the LOC123453022 gene encoding ras-related protein RABE1c-like — protein MAAPPARARADYDYLIKLLLIGDSGVGKSCLLLRFSDGSFTTSFITTIGIDFKIRTVELDGKRIKLQIWDTAGQERFRTITTAYYRGAMGILLVYDVTDESSFNNIRNWIKNIEQHASDNVSKILVGNKADMDESKRAVPTSKGQALADEYGIQFFETSAKTNMNVEQVFFSIARDIKQRLSEADSKPEGGTIKINTEGDASAAAGQKSACCGS, from the exons ATGGCGGCGCCGCCGGCCAGGGCTCGGGCCGACTACGACTACCTCATCAAGCTCCTCCTCATCGGCGACAGcg GTGTTGGAAAAAGTTGTCTGCTCCTACGGTTCTCAGATGGCTCCTTCACCACTAGCTTCATCACCACTATTGG CATTGACTTCAAGATAAGGACTGTTGAGTTGGATGGCAAGCGGATTAAGTTGCAGATCTGGGATACTGCTGGCCAAGAACGCTTTCGGACTATAACTACTG CCTACTACAGGGGAGCCATGGGCATTTTACTTGTTTATGATGTCACGGACGAGTCGTCATTCAATA ACATAAGAAATTGGATCAAAAACATTGAACAACATGCTTCAGATAACGTGAGCAAAATTTTGGTGGGGAACAAAGCGGATATGGATGAAAGCAAAAGG GCTGTTCCCACTTCAAAGGGCCAGGCCCTGGCCGATGAATACGGGATCCAGTTCTTTGAAACG AGTGCAAAGACAAACATGAATGTCGAGCAGGTTTTCTTCTCTATTGCAAGAGACATCAAGCAGAGACTCTCGGAGGCTGATTCCAAGCCTGAG GGGGgaactatcaagatcaacacggaGGGTGATGCCAGTGCAGCAGCAGGACAGAAGTCGGCTTGCTGTGGGTCTTGA
- the LOC123399221 gene encoding zinc finger protein ZAT12-like: protein MKRLRFGEEPEVDGAAIAHEVMMLLAARGAAMGVGEPVTVARPRAFECKTCNRQFPSFQALGGHRASHKRPRGEPISAQAPAPVPARRHGCTVCGVDFALGQALGGHMRRHRAAGAEEDDSVRRPAIIELEPGEQRGLLLGLDLNATPAEQGLDLSLWA, encoded by the coding sequence ATGAAGAGGCTGAGGTTTGGCGAGGAGCCGGAGGTGGACGGCGCCGCCATAGCCCATGAGGTGATGATGTTGCTCGCCGCGCGGGGCGCCGCGATGGGGGTCGGCGAGCCGGTGACGGTGGCGCGGCCGCGCGCGTTCGAGTGCAAGACGTGCAACCGCCAGTTCCCGTCGTTCCAGGCGCTCGGCGGTCACCGCGCCAGCCACAAGCGGCCGCGGGGCGAACCGATCAGCGCGCAGGCGCCGGCGCCGGTGCCTGCGAGGAGGCACGGGTGCACGGTGTGCGGCGTGGATTTCGCGCTTGGGCAGGCTCTTGGCGGGCACATGAGGCGCCATCGCGCCGCCGGCGCCGAGGAGGATGACAGCGTTCGCCGCCCGGCGATCATCGAGCTGGAGCCCGGCGAGCAGAGGGGGCTGCTGCTGGGCTTGGACCTGAACGCTACTCCCGCTGAGCAGGGCTTAGACCTCTCTCTATGGGCCTGA